The Miscanthus floridulus cultivar M001 chromosome 6, ASM1932011v1, whole genome shotgun sequence genomic interval CGCCTTCTTGATGGAGACGGCGTGGATCTCCGCCATGTGAGGCGCCAGCGCGGTGTTCACCATCCGGTGCCTCTCCAGCAGCCGCTTCCCCTCGAACTTCTCCGACACCACCTCGATCTCGTAGCTCGCTCCACACCTTCGCACCAACGAATTGAATCAATCAACAACGCAACAAAGATCCGTTCTTTGTTGGTCAGTCAACAACTGAAGATGCTAATAAAAAAAAGTTTAGGCATTGGGACTTGGGAGGGAGCGAGCGAGCTTACCCTCCGGATGTGTCGGTCACCACCTGCAGAAGCACAGAGGCGATGCGGTTAGGGTTTACGATGGAGATCGATGGATTAGCGGGTTTAGAGCGACAAGAGGCTTACGAGATTGGAAGGGCTGAGAGCGGAGGTgatggccgcctcgacgtcctccttggtgaagcccatcgcttcttctccttctcttcgcCGGTGTGTTCAGCTGGAGCGACGGATTGGCAAGCAAGAAGACGACTTGACCCAGGCGACAGTAGCGAGGACTCTTTACTTGCCTCTTTTCGGTTTCCTGCCCGATTCTGTTGTTCTTCCAAGAGCCCTAGTGGCTTGGGAATCGAATAATTGGAAGATTTCTATGGTTGGGAAATTTTATGAATTCGAAACACTCGTGAAGATATGGTCCAACTAGCTGACATTTCGGGTTTCAGGATTTTCACATTTTCCGTTTCAAAAATTTTACCAAACTAGCGATTTGGCAACCAAAATTGCCAAAAGTTGAACAAAAATATTTACCATAGATTTACCTAATTAAATGTGAGGCTTTGGCAAATATTCATAACCAATCAAATAAAGGCAAAAAAACCAGGCTTGTCCAAGTTTTGGCAATCGAAATTGGGTAATGCTACGATTAGGGCATCCGTCCGGACGTGTGCATCCGGATGCCATGTTTCTGGGCCTGCGCAGTGACCGGGCCCAATAGCCAATCGGACTGCTTTCCTCTACGCTCTCTCCTCCATCTCTACCCATGACAGAATCTCCATTGACAGAAATCCCCATTCGCTTACGCTAGTCGCGGCTTCACCGCATCGGACGCCCGCCCCACTCCGCCTCGCCGCTGCGCGCCGCTTCTGTCGCCACGCCGTGCCCACTCCTCCAACAGAACCTCGTCGACGCCGGCATGGTCGACGAGTCAGACGTCTTCGGCAGCGCGGGGAACGACAAAACGACTTCCTTCGGGCGCTCATCAACGCGGAC includes:
- the LOC136459520 gene encoding protein BOLA2-like, translating into MGFTKEDVEAAITSALSPSNLVVTDTSGGCGASYEIEVVSEKFEGKRLLERHRMVNTALAPHMAEIHAVSIKKALTPAQAQPQPEPAADKPQA